One window of Pelmatolapia mariae isolate MD_Pm_ZW linkage group LG18, Pm_UMD_F_2, whole genome shotgun sequence genomic DNA carries:
- the LOC134616535 gene encoding zinc finger E-box-binding homeobox 1-like isoform X2: MSTCAVTNFNNGLEASSDSDDEDKLHIVEEDSLQEPEVTDADGTTSLDSHDHDATVTVLPHNGSWNGVKEECASEEEEEVVKDALVEEILQQGDTAIIYPEAPEDEQSPTETGGADENGTPDSFSQLHTCPYCSRGYKRNASLKEHIKYRHETSEDNYSCSHCSYTFTYRSQLERHMSHHRGSREQRHVSQSTGGSVGTGGTRKFKCTECSKAFKYKHHLKEHLRIHSGEKPYECSNCKKRFSHSGSYSSHISSKKCVGATPPNGVARTSIKSPPAPAQTRPVVIAPARVVLKDKTESKPLQEQLPVTQIKSEPVEIECKPVTAAPATSTGSNGVVNGGTAQPTVVPAATLPQGVAMVVPTVGLMSPISINLNDLQNVLKVAMDGNVLRQVLGSANGVVTQGKQGIVVQQPQQQIISLPAFVDHDGTTKIIINYSISPAAATTATAQPTPLVVKNNPTLPPTITTVAAAAPTPTTTTKPQTQEAADLTIIKKEPETVPIADVEKEASTQTEKATDKTSEAAQKPKPNSTSTCLLCDDCPDNLEALHLLQHRKAANGEAVDSAALDPSFAALLNEAGVTLEEPPVVDLLSLLKTYFASNANPSDEELTKISESVSIPVDVVRKWFIKMNSGKSVSKRHNDATAVSKDTEATNSSSEVTVNQNEREEEDNTIQEVSNKASSDSRSASPSDSESLNNEDLVIVKSEPEDPEASDSQAEPLDLSLPKHIATESENKMTTPPAKQQEQPLNLTCLRKEELEGRTIYVTTPQTGRPVNIVTAAQLPTLVAIAGQGCLNTTTKRTILIPQLTYTYATTAGNATGAKTVVLNGHKEKRLESSSEGVSTVEEQNDSDSAVVMKKRRLENGVYPCDLCSKVFQKGSSLLRHKYEHTGKRPHECNVCKKAFKHKHHLIEHSRLHSGEKPYQCDKCGKRFSHSGSYSQHMNHRYSYCKKDGPNSGSGSGPPRDQSELGSPSARLQSDSRTTTPPSQMDSDERESEEEEDEAICMDDIRVVQVDDGECEIYEGNFDDDDEEEEGEELAEEEATAEEEETEKEKGQEFACDVVEVELGDDHVEDAEMEERTEEKEESASVDAEKAADCEANTDSSIRDGTENTETTEEAVTDAK; this comes from the exons tGAAGGAGGAGTGTGCatcagaggaagaagaggaggtggTGAAGGAtgctctagtggaggagattcTCCAGCAGGGAGACACAGCCATCATCTATCCTGAAGCCCCCGAGGACGAGCAGAGTCCGACAGAGACGGGAGGAGCCGATGAAAACG gAACACCTGATTCTTTCTCCCAGTTGCACACTTGCCCCTACTGCTCCCGGGGCTACAAACGCAACGCCTCACTGAAGGAACACATCAAGTATCGCCACGAGACCAGCGAGGATAACTACAGCTGCTCGCACTGCAGCTACACCTTTACCTATCGCTCGCAGCTGGAGAGGCACATGAGCCACCACAGGGGCTCCAGAGAGCAG CGTCACGTTTCGCAGTCGACAGGAGGATCGGTAGGAACGGGTGGAACTCGCAAGTTCAAGTGCACCGAGTGTTCCAAGGCCTTCAAATACAAACACCACCTGAAGGAGCACCTGCGCATTCACAGCG GTGAGAAACCATACGAATGCTCAAACTGCAAGAAGCGGTTCTCCCACTCAGGCTCCTACAGCTCCCACATCAGTAGCAAAAAGTGTGTGGGTGCTACACCCCCCAACGGTGTTGCTCGAACATCGATCAAGTCCCCCCCAGCCCCTGCACAGACGAGACCTGTTGTGATCGCTCCAGCTCGTGTGGTTCTTAAAGACAAGACTGAAAGCAAACCCCTCCAGGAGCAGCTGCCTGTCACCCAGATCAAATCAGAACCTGTGGAAATTGAGTGCAAGCCTGTGACGGCGGCACCGGCAACTTCAACCGGCAGTAACGGCGTGGTGAACGGAGGAACAGCACAGCCAACTGTGGTCCCAGCTGCAACCCTGCCTCAGGGTGTGGCTATGGTTGTACCAACAGTAGGTCTGATGTCACCCATCAGTATCAATCTTAATGACTTGCAGAATGTGCTCAAGGTGGCGATGGATGGAAATGTGCTCAGGCAGGTGCTGGGTTCAGCTAATGGGGTGGTGACGCAGGGGAAGCAGGGAATTGTGGTCCAGCAGCCGCAGCAACAGATCATCAGCCTTCCTGCTTTCGTGGATCACGACGGTACCACGAAGATCATCATCAACTACAGCATTAGCCCTGCTGCTGCCACAACTGCCACCGCCCAGCCTACACCGCTTGTTGTCAAAAATAACCCTACTCTGCCTCCTACTATCACAACTGTGGCCGCTGCAGCTCCcactccaaccacaacaactaaaCCCCAAACCCAAGAGGCGGCCGACCTTACGATTATCAAGAAAGAACCGGAAACAGTCCCCATCGCAGATGTGGAGAAGGAGGCATCCACGCAGACAGAAAAGGCAACCGATAAAACTTCAGAAGCAGCTCAGAAGCCAAAGCCCAACAGCACCAGTACATGTTTACTTTGCGATGACTGTCCTGACAATCTGGAGGCGCTGCATCTCCTCCAGCATCGCAAAGCAGCCAATGGAGAGGCCGTCGACTCTGCTGCTTTGGACCCGTCTTTCGCCGCCTTGCTAAACGAGGCAGGGGTGACCCTGGAGGAGCCGCCTGTCGTCGATCTCCTCTCACTTCTTAAGACCTACTTTGCCTCCAATGCCAATCCCAGTGATGAGGAGCTGACAAAGATCTCAGAGTCTGTCAGTATCCCAGTGGATGTGGTTAGAAAGTGGTTTATCAAGATGAACTCGGGGAAAAGTGTGAGCAAGCGCCACAATGATGCAACCGCAGTTTCTAAAGACACTGAAGCCACAAATTCCAGCTCAGAGGTCACTGTGAATCAGAAtgaaagggaagaagaagacaaTACAATCCAGGAGGTATCCAACAAAGCCTCGTCAGACTCTCGCAGCGCCTCCCCATCAGACTCTGAATCACTCAACAACGAGGACCTTGTCATCGTTAAAAGTGAGCCAGAAGACCCGGAAGCTTCTGACTCCCAGGCGGAGCCTCTGGACCTCTCTCTTCCTAAACATATCGCAACAGAATCGGAAAACAAAATGACTACACCTCCCGCCAAGCAGCAAGAACAGCCTCTGAACCTGACCTGCTTAAGGAAGGAGGAGCTCGAGGGTCGAACCATCTATGTGACCACACCTCAGACCGGAAGACCTGTTAACATCGTCACTGCCGCACAGCTTCCTACCTTAGTTGCCATCGCTGGTCAGGGCTGCCTCAACACCACCACGAAGCGCACCATCCTCATCCCCCAGCTCACATATACCTACGCCACTACAGCTGGCAACGCCACTGGAGCAAAGACTGTTGTTCTCAATGGTCATAAG GAGAAGCGTTTGGAGAGCAGCTCCGAGGGTGTTTCCACAGTGGAGGAGCAGAACGACTCAGATTCAGCCGTGGTGATGAAGAAGCGGCGGTTAGAAAATGGCGTCTACCCCTGTGATCTTTGTTCCAAGGTCTTCCAGAAGGGCAGCTCCCTGCTCAggcacaaatatgaacacacag GAAAACGACCCCACGAGTGCAACGTCTGCAAGAAGGctttcaaacacaaacaccaccTGATCGAACACTCGAGGCTGCACTCCGGTGAGAAACCCTACCAGTGCGACAAGTGCGGGAAGCGTTTCTCTCACTCAGGCTCGTACTCCCAGCACATGAATCACCGCTACTCCTATTGCAAGAAGGACGGGCCAAACTCGGGCTCCGGCTCGGGGCCACCCAGGGATCAGTCAGAGCTCGGCAGCCCAAGCGCCAGGCTGCAGTCAGACAGCCGGACCACGACCCCGCCCTCCCAAATGGACTCAGACGAGAGGGagagtgaggaagaggaagacgaGGCCATCTGCATGGACGACATACGGGTGGTGCAGGTGGACGACGGCGAGTGCGAGATCTACGAGGGTAACTTTGACGAcgatgatgaggaggaagagggagaggaattagcagaggaagaggcgacagcagaagaagaagagactgaAAAAGAGAAGGGGCAGGAGTTTGCCTGTGACGTAGTAGAAGTGGAGCTGGGAGATGACCACGTGGAGGACGCGGAGATGGAGGAAAGAACCGAAGAAAAGGAGGAATCAGCAAGTGTGGATGCAGAGAAAGCGGCAGACTGTGAAGCGAATACAGACAGCAGCATCAGGGACGGGACAGAAAACACCGAAACAACAGAGGAAGCGGTGACAGACGCCAAATGA
- the LOC134616535 gene encoding zinc finger E-box-binding homeobox 1-like isoform X1 translates to MADGPRCKRRKQANPRRSSVTNFNNGLEASSDSDDEDKLHIVEEDSLQEPEVTDADGTTSLDSHDHDATVTVLPHNGSWNGVKEECASEEEEEVVKDALVEEILQQGDTAIIYPEAPEDEQSPTETGGADENGTPDSFSQLHTCPYCSRGYKRNASLKEHIKYRHETSEDNYSCSHCSYTFTYRSQLERHMSHHRGSREQRHVSQSTGGSVGTGGTRKFKCTECSKAFKYKHHLKEHLRIHSGEKPYECSNCKKRFSHSGSYSSHISSKKCVGATPPNGVARTSIKSPPAPAQTRPVVIAPARVVLKDKTESKPLQEQLPVTQIKSEPVEIECKPVTAAPATSTGSNGVVNGGTAQPTVVPAATLPQGVAMVVPTVGLMSPISINLNDLQNVLKVAMDGNVLRQVLGSANGVVTQGKQGIVVQQPQQQIISLPAFVDHDGTTKIIINYSISPAAATTATAQPTPLVVKNNPTLPPTITTVAAAAPTPTTTTKPQTQEAADLTIIKKEPETVPIADVEKEASTQTEKATDKTSEAAQKPKPNSTSTCLLCDDCPDNLEALHLLQHRKAANGEAVDSAALDPSFAALLNEAGVTLEEPPVVDLLSLLKTYFASNANPSDEELTKISESVSIPVDVVRKWFIKMNSGKSVSKRHNDATAVSKDTEATNSSSEVTVNQNEREEEDNTIQEVSNKASSDSRSASPSDSESLNNEDLVIVKSEPEDPEASDSQAEPLDLSLPKHIATESENKMTTPPAKQQEQPLNLTCLRKEELEGRTIYVTTPQTGRPVNIVTAAQLPTLVAIAGQGCLNTTTKRTILIPQLTYTYATTAGNATGAKTVVLNGHKEKRLESSSEGVSTVEEQNDSDSAVVMKKRRLENGVYPCDLCSKVFQKGSSLLRHKYEHTGKRPHECNVCKKAFKHKHHLIEHSRLHSGEKPYQCDKCGKRFSHSGSYSQHMNHRYSYCKKDGPNSGSGSGPPRDQSELGSPSARLQSDSRTTTPPSQMDSDERESEEEEDEAICMDDIRVVQVDDGECEIYEGNFDDDDEEEEGEELAEEEATAEEEETEKEKGQEFACDVVEVELGDDHVEDAEMEERTEEKEESASVDAEKAADCEANTDSSIRDGTENTETTEEAVTDAK, encoded by the exons tGAAGGAGGAGTGTGCatcagaggaagaagaggaggtggTGAAGGAtgctctagtggaggagattcTCCAGCAGGGAGACACAGCCATCATCTATCCTGAAGCCCCCGAGGACGAGCAGAGTCCGACAGAGACGGGAGGAGCCGATGAAAACG gAACACCTGATTCTTTCTCCCAGTTGCACACTTGCCCCTACTGCTCCCGGGGCTACAAACGCAACGCCTCACTGAAGGAACACATCAAGTATCGCCACGAGACCAGCGAGGATAACTACAGCTGCTCGCACTGCAGCTACACCTTTACCTATCGCTCGCAGCTGGAGAGGCACATGAGCCACCACAGGGGCTCCAGAGAGCAG CGTCACGTTTCGCAGTCGACAGGAGGATCGGTAGGAACGGGTGGAACTCGCAAGTTCAAGTGCACCGAGTGTTCCAAGGCCTTCAAATACAAACACCACCTGAAGGAGCACCTGCGCATTCACAGCG GTGAGAAACCATACGAATGCTCAAACTGCAAGAAGCGGTTCTCCCACTCAGGCTCCTACAGCTCCCACATCAGTAGCAAAAAGTGTGTGGGTGCTACACCCCCCAACGGTGTTGCTCGAACATCGATCAAGTCCCCCCCAGCCCCTGCACAGACGAGACCTGTTGTGATCGCTCCAGCTCGTGTGGTTCTTAAAGACAAGACTGAAAGCAAACCCCTCCAGGAGCAGCTGCCTGTCACCCAGATCAAATCAGAACCTGTGGAAATTGAGTGCAAGCCTGTGACGGCGGCACCGGCAACTTCAACCGGCAGTAACGGCGTGGTGAACGGAGGAACAGCACAGCCAACTGTGGTCCCAGCTGCAACCCTGCCTCAGGGTGTGGCTATGGTTGTACCAACAGTAGGTCTGATGTCACCCATCAGTATCAATCTTAATGACTTGCAGAATGTGCTCAAGGTGGCGATGGATGGAAATGTGCTCAGGCAGGTGCTGGGTTCAGCTAATGGGGTGGTGACGCAGGGGAAGCAGGGAATTGTGGTCCAGCAGCCGCAGCAACAGATCATCAGCCTTCCTGCTTTCGTGGATCACGACGGTACCACGAAGATCATCATCAACTACAGCATTAGCCCTGCTGCTGCCACAACTGCCACCGCCCAGCCTACACCGCTTGTTGTCAAAAATAACCCTACTCTGCCTCCTACTATCACAACTGTGGCCGCTGCAGCTCCcactccaaccacaacaactaaaCCCCAAACCCAAGAGGCGGCCGACCTTACGATTATCAAGAAAGAACCGGAAACAGTCCCCATCGCAGATGTGGAGAAGGAGGCATCCACGCAGACAGAAAAGGCAACCGATAAAACTTCAGAAGCAGCTCAGAAGCCAAAGCCCAACAGCACCAGTACATGTTTACTTTGCGATGACTGTCCTGACAATCTGGAGGCGCTGCATCTCCTCCAGCATCGCAAAGCAGCCAATGGAGAGGCCGTCGACTCTGCTGCTTTGGACCCGTCTTTCGCCGCCTTGCTAAACGAGGCAGGGGTGACCCTGGAGGAGCCGCCTGTCGTCGATCTCCTCTCACTTCTTAAGACCTACTTTGCCTCCAATGCCAATCCCAGTGATGAGGAGCTGACAAAGATCTCAGAGTCTGTCAGTATCCCAGTGGATGTGGTTAGAAAGTGGTTTATCAAGATGAACTCGGGGAAAAGTGTGAGCAAGCGCCACAATGATGCAACCGCAGTTTCTAAAGACACTGAAGCCACAAATTCCAGCTCAGAGGTCACTGTGAATCAGAAtgaaagggaagaagaagacaaTACAATCCAGGAGGTATCCAACAAAGCCTCGTCAGACTCTCGCAGCGCCTCCCCATCAGACTCTGAATCACTCAACAACGAGGACCTTGTCATCGTTAAAAGTGAGCCAGAAGACCCGGAAGCTTCTGACTCCCAGGCGGAGCCTCTGGACCTCTCTCTTCCTAAACATATCGCAACAGAATCGGAAAACAAAATGACTACACCTCCCGCCAAGCAGCAAGAACAGCCTCTGAACCTGACCTGCTTAAGGAAGGAGGAGCTCGAGGGTCGAACCATCTATGTGACCACACCTCAGACCGGAAGACCTGTTAACATCGTCACTGCCGCACAGCTTCCTACCTTAGTTGCCATCGCTGGTCAGGGCTGCCTCAACACCACCACGAAGCGCACCATCCTCATCCCCCAGCTCACATATACCTACGCCACTACAGCTGGCAACGCCACTGGAGCAAAGACTGTTGTTCTCAATGGTCATAAG GAGAAGCGTTTGGAGAGCAGCTCCGAGGGTGTTTCCACAGTGGAGGAGCAGAACGACTCAGATTCAGCCGTGGTGATGAAGAAGCGGCGGTTAGAAAATGGCGTCTACCCCTGTGATCTTTGTTCCAAGGTCTTCCAGAAGGGCAGCTCCCTGCTCAggcacaaatatgaacacacag GAAAACGACCCCACGAGTGCAACGTCTGCAAGAAGGctttcaaacacaaacaccaccTGATCGAACACTCGAGGCTGCACTCCGGTGAGAAACCCTACCAGTGCGACAAGTGCGGGAAGCGTTTCTCTCACTCAGGCTCGTACTCCCAGCACATGAATCACCGCTACTCCTATTGCAAGAAGGACGGGCCAAACTCGGGCTCCGGCTCGGGGCCACCCAGGGATCAGTCAGAGCTCGGCAGCCCAAGCGCCAGGCTGCAGTCAGACAGCCGGACCACGACCCCGCCCTCCCAAATGGACTCAGACGAGAGGGagagtgaggaagaggaagacgaGGCCATCTGCATGGACGACATACGGGTGGTGCAGGTGGACGACGGCGAGTGCGAGATCTACGAGGGTAACTTTGACGAcgatgatgaggaggaagagggagaggaattagcagaggaagaggcgacagcagaagaagaagagactgaAAAAGAGAAGGGGCAGGAGTTTGCCTGTGACGTAGTAGAAGTGGAGCTGGGAGATGACCACGTGGAGGACGCGGAGATGGAGGAAAGAACCGAAGAAAAGGAGGAATCAGCAAGTGTGGATGCAGAGAAAGCGGCAGACTGTGAAGCGAATACAGACAGCAGCATCAGGGACGGGACAGAAAACACCGAAACAACAGAGGAAGCGGTGACAGACGCCAAATGA